The following is a genomic window from Carassius carassius chromosome 24, fCarCar2.1, whole genome shotgun sequence.
atgttttgagaataaatgtGTAACATTATGAGATCAATAATCAATGAGATCAAATATTAAACGACAAGAGTAAAGTCAAATTATATGGTTAAAGTCATTCAATTATGTGAATAAATTCATAATGTACACCTTATTTTTAAAGTGGATGTAAGCTTTTTTCCTACAAGACTTTCAATTCATTATCCACTACAGGTAATAATCTGgaatataaaaaagcaaaaagtgAACTAAACAGTAAAACTATTTGTGGTATAAATCAGTGCGtttatgataataaaaataaaatatagctgcaagcagcaatacaGGGCCAAGCCCCAAATGGGCAGAAAAAGCAGTGCAAAGCCGGAGGAGCAAAAACAACGAAGAGAATGTTGGCAGTACAGGTGAGATTGAACACAAAATgagcaaaaacatatttatttctaaaagaaaagaaagaaatataagtACAATGCTCACCCAGATAATAAAGAAATCGAAATCCCTCAACATAAACAATTTCAAAATGCTAACACACACTGGGCTTGAACCCATGACCTCAGGATCTGGAGAATCTCGTTAAGCTACTGGGAAGGTGGACTTTCATGCAATTCAAATTGTTTAATAATTTGTACGTAAATAAACtgaattttgtatttaaataagtTATTTCTTAAAAAGGCACAAAATCTCACACAATGTGGTTTGGGCATGGTCCACACAGGACTCAAATCCAAGACCTGAAAGATCACTTTATGTCACTTTACAACTTGTGTCACTCAGTTGATGTGAAATAATTATGCTGCTAAGGACAGCTTTCAGTGTGAAAATGAACACACAAAAGCATAACTTAGCATGTTACTGACATTAGCATAACACCACAAACCTAGACATGGTCAAATTCAGAGAGGCATTTCTTGGGAACAGTAGTGAATATCAAAAATCTGTTCAGTCATTTTTGTGCGGCTCGGTCCATATATCACCTGTGcaaattttggaaaaaaattgGACAAAGTTTGTAGGAGGagtactgaaaaaaaagtttttcatttatttcaatatggCGGACAGGCACATTGATGGAAAATGACAAATGAGATATTGTCGAAATCGGCATAAACCAAGGAATGTAATGACACAGAGAAAACAGACAATGGAACACAATCCAATCTCTGGAACACAAAGTGGCACGGTGTTAAAACTTCAGACTTAGTTTGGTAGCTTCAGAACATGATGACGATGAAGACTACCAAATGTTATGCTGATATCTCAAATCATTTAAAAGATATCGCATTTTATGAccaaattcaaaatcattttccaTGGATTCCGCACCGCAACAAAAAAGGAATCCGTCGACACCAAGATTTTCTGATTAACCATTCAAAAGTAATTTTTATATATCTCATGACCAATAGGTGATGCTGTCCCTAAATTAAGCATATAAGCATATATGAGCAAACTTCGTCCGAGATACAGCCTCTGAACCAATTTTTGGCAGTCTTCCTTGATTTTGTGATGTAATAACTTTTTAAAgaagatgaattaaaaaaaaaaataataatctgttcAGTAATTTTTGTGTGGCTCAGTCCAAAGATCATATGAGCCAATTCTTATAAGagtagtgagaaaaaaaaaccctgaaaaactGTACTGTACAAAATGGTTGCTACTGTAATGGGTGAAGAATTGAATGTAAGATGTTGAATGTGATCAGCATGATGAGAGAAATGTACTAAGTTTAATTTTGCTAGATCTAAGGGTTCAAAAGTTATATGGTTGTGCTATAGAGTTGGTCCTTGAGACCCCAAAGTTGGTCAGATCACTattcatgataggtaaaaattgatagcctgaatgcactgtaagtcgctttggataaaagcgtctgctaaatgcttaaattaaattttaatttaatttaacttaaatttattCATGACCATCTTTACAACTACAAGTGTACCAAATTTCATTATTTTCCTATGTTCCCTTCATAGAgctgccattgacttccattcagtaagaataataataatctaaaccGACTGTAAACTTTCAGGGCTTGGCcccacaattaaaaaataataataatactaaaataaccagAATGGACTAACACTGGAAGCGTTTTTTCATTAAACAAAGTTAAACATTGTCATGCCGACTCtttcattacaaaatataaataaggtGGACACAAGGAAGACTTTATTCTCACAATgccaaaacattattttcaagAGCCTTTTTATGTTGACCAATACAATTAATGGATACCATTGTTATTTGCATACTTGGCTTTAGCCATAAACCAACTACAAATCAGTTCCACTGTCCAGTGGACTCACCATGACACAGCTTCCCAGGTTAAGGTGCCTGAGCTCTGGGCAGAATGTGAGGATGCTCAATATGGCTGATTGCTGCATGTGGAAAGAAATAAAATGGAGAAAACAGTGATGATTAACACACACCACTAATGAAAGAATAACATAACCTTCTATTCACATGCTAGTGGAGTTACAGGAGAcaaagaaatgcacatttgatatCACAAATTATAGATGACAACACATTTAACTCCGCTATTCAATATTCTTCTAAACAGATGTgtcaaaataaaactattatatgACCTCACAGTCTGGTGCACATGGTTGATACTCGCATCAGAGGTAGAGTGATATgatgtttcacagaaaaaaaaaagggaggtTGTTTTGATTTAAAAAGCTGAAGTGTCATGAGAGCACCACTAAGAGAATATAgtcattgttttcattgttgtgtTGGCTTCAAAAACAGTCACGTGAAATGAAACTCAACCATCTGAAGACTGACAGTTCTCTTTGAGCTAGTTCGGTGTATATTTCCATCGTTATTTACACCATTAGGTTCCCTAGATCCCTAGAACTATGATGACAGACAGTTGGGTTTGCTACAGACACAGCCTGCCGCCTGTGTGTTCGAGAGTGTTTAAGTGCCGTCGCCATCACTACAAAAAAGCTACAGAAACATTATACCTGTTGGATGTGGCACTAATACAAATGCAAATGCTGATTCACAGTTAACAACACACAGAGGGATGGGACGACGCTACATTAGAGGAACACTTGGGCCTGTATCACCATGAAGAACTGATTTAAAGGTGATAATTAACTTCCAAGGCCTGATGCTGTATAATTAGAAGGACAGGTAACTACAACAGCTTAAAATAGCAACTCCCAGGATAACTCGCTTTTTTAATGATTTAGTATAAAACAAAGGTAAAATAAACAAAGGATATGCACACAACCTTGGGTGGAACACAAAATTGAATGGATCAGTAATTAGCATTTTCAGCTTTGATGTTAAAAACCATCATTATCACAACCCAAATCTTTCACTTTAATCATGGATACAGTCATAAAGATGTGATGCAGTAAATACAGAGAACATCACACAATTTATGCATTATACAATTACTGAAGTATACAATGGGGTACAGAAACACAATGTCCATCTAATCTGTATAGAAGAGGGACAGTTTCCGTTTCTCGTGTATTTATGTTTGTTGTACTGCAGCAGGGAAATAAAATGTTGTGATTGGCTGTGCCTCACGGTGGACCCTCCCACAACTGAAAACAAGCAAATTATCTTGGCTGACTATCTGCATAACTACACTGTGGCCTTCTATATAGCTGCATATTAACCTTTTGTCAGGGTAGAACCATATTTAGGCCCCGTTTACACttgtgcattttcattttaaaactgtgTTTTAAAATGATACACAGTTTCAACAGTAACAACAGTGCAACATGAAAGATGACCaagcctggactttattttgtgttttggttcattttgtgcgcgacagtcgtccacgaggggctgtcacgctgttttgtgtttattttattattaaagttttatttgaattttcgccggttcccgcctcctccttgcCGACCTACGAACATTGTTTACAGTGACCATTCATACAGGTACTACAATGAgcatgatgttattgtttacatGGTTGTCAAGAATACGCAGAGCGAATGTGGGCAGCCACACCATAGTTTTCAGAAGTCTTAGTTTTGGTCCATTTACAATTAAACGCAACCCcagagttttcaaactaaaatggAGTCTGCACCATTTTCAAAAGTCTCCGTTATTGAGGGTCGAAAACAGTGAGTAGTGTAAACGACAGGCGTAACTGTAGCAAaagttatgttttaaaataaaaatgcactagTGTAAACATAGCCTTAGATTTTGATAagaatgaaaacaaggctgtgaggacAGACATACAATGGACTGTACAGTTGTTTAGTAATGTATCGACTGTTCACccgatgaaaaaaacaaaaaacattttatgtagaCAAAAACTCCAAAAAACTGAATTATAGAATAATGACACCATTGTCTGTTGTTTATATGCTGCGTTACAGCAGAATTTGAATTTGTCTCATATTTGAGGAAATGTGCATCACAGATTATTATTTTCCTGTCTATTACTGTGGAACtataataatgacttaaatttgtattcaaaatgtgaaaattcaaatgaaatgtaattacaaattaaaaatacataaaaatgaaaagttttttttggatCAATAACCTATATTTCCCAAATGCTTTTTACTCGAGAATCAGAATTTTACATGAAGATCAGTCATTCGCATTTTCTCAGTCTTGCTCTCACCTCAACTTTTGTGCGGTACAGCACGAGCCTGCGTAGATTAGGGAGTTTTGTGATGAGATTGAAGGCCTGAGGTTGGAGACGGTCACAGGAAGCCAAATTGAGCTCCTGGAGGCACGGACACGTCTGGGCGATCACTTCTAAACATGCTTCAGTCAGGAAATGACAGCATGACAGCTCCAAGCACACCAGACTCAGCCCACAGGCCTTCATAAAGCTTGAGAAAAAAGACAGAGATGGAGGGACTATTACGGCACATTTGGTAGATcaaaacactttaaatatctGGATAAGAGACTCTCGCCATTACCTGCAGAAACCAGCGGCTGTCACGGCTCCACGGTTGCCCGTCCAAGACATGTTTAGTCTCTGCAGGAGGGTGCAGCGGCTCTGCAGGTGGCTCAGAGAGGCGTCTGTGAGCCGGGCCCAGTACGGCTGCAGGCTGAGCTGGATGTACTGCAGAGGGTCACAGCAGTGTTTGTGAAAGAGCTTGCAGCTCTGAGCCAATCGGCACAGGTCCGGAACCGGCAGATGATTCACAATCAGCTGGATTAGCTAAAGTGGCACAAACAAACAGCAACCCTCAGACCAAAACATGGCATGCTAAATATTCTTCTTGTGTTTCTAAATAGTTACTTGTAAAGACAGAGACACTAAGATTTTAAAGACGTTTGTGAAGGCACTGATTGTTTTTTGCTATGTGCACTGTTAGGAAGAGTGAACAATGGTATAAGTGTGAAGCTGGATATCAATTAGCAGATAATGGCCAGATTATGTTTCGTGTATGCTGTAACGAGACTGTGAGTTTGGCAGTGATTTGGACAAGAGATCTGAGCTGCATGCCGGTAATGAGGGGTTACGAATCAGAAaggtatttttaaattacaataaaatggtCTCTAATTATCTGAAAAAGACCTACTGCAACCACACAAGTTGGAGCTTGAGGAACTAGACACAATCCCAAGTATTCCTTTTCAATATCTATCTGGTACATAGAAGATTTCAACATTTTGTGGTCCAACTGGTGCTGTTACCCACAAACAATCTTTGCTATCTGGCCTACAatactatttttttaatcatgtaaatGGCACAAACTACATATTCCTATGCATTCTAAAGCTCACAGGCATCATCATGAGTAATTACAGTTAGAGTTTCCAATGCTAACCTCATAAGGGAGCCTATCAAAGTAGCCATTCCCCATGTTGTGCCTGTTTTCTCCACCCGACCTGCAGCAGAGGCCTCCCGCATCACTGATCTCCTCTTCACTGTCACTCAGATCATTGATGTCAATGACAGGGATCTTATAGAGGGCCAGAATGGGTCTCTCCCGAACACCTCGCAGGATCACTGCATCCAGCTCAGTGTAGTAATCCAACAGAGTGCTGTTCACCTCCAGGCGCAGCAGGTTGCTGGCAAAACTGATCTGCCTGATGCTGGGGGAGAACTGGCGAGCTTGAGGGGTCAAAGCTTTGCTGGGCTTGCCAGCCCACAGAACCTCCCACCTGCAAAAAATGCAACAAAGTGATCATACTCCAAACACAAACAAtggcattttgtattttaattttttctcaaaCATGTTGGCGTTATGTCTTTCACTTGGATAAATATagctggaaaaaaacaaaaatgtgtcttcatttcaggctgcaaagcaacaaaatgtgattaatttgataaattatttttctatacccactgtaaataaatatatatatatataaaaaaaacatgataatatgtatatattttagtaatattggttattatatattttagtaatatCGGTTATTAAATTACATAGTTAAGGAATACAATTTTTATTGTCCTACTGATGCATTACAATGAATTagaattagggctgtcacttttagttcgaaaatgaaaatagggaatcgattttaaccacaTATGTACactataaattttaaaataattacacaattaaaaaatatagatgtaacaaacctcacaaacaagcagaaaaagaaaataaagaattccaaaagtgcagtatgccttgcgaaagctagacagaaaataccagcaattttacgcgcctataagacccagtgacgtcgaaagcgagcTCTCTGCGTTCACACCAAGCGCGAATAGAGCATCTgacgcgaatgatttcaatgttaagtcaatgtaaagaggtctcgcggcgcggtagacgcgaattcgcctcattcgcgcatctaattacaggagattctgagttatgaaaaggaccttTGCAAGCTGACAGCAACTGGCTTTTGTGggggaaaattggcagtaatacccccaccttgtgcagctgtacctgagtgtccctgggacatcagtgcggtcagagcgcgttttctttttgaacagttgtttgaaatggattgaataattatttaaaataatcttggagatttttgaattgcctaaattataaatgcagccgggttgaagcctgcagtgatgtttttcttttgttatggcagccgtcccctctgcatatatattttttcgagaatgttgcactcctgttactgtttgttattctgcacgaaacttcatgccaataaatatgaaatattgctgacttgtgcgtttccagcgctctctttacgttcttccgttatttgacgttgaaaaaggaaacgtcttttttttttagacatggaaaatcgattttacagtcgattcaatgaacactaatgtcttaaaaatcgaaaatgattttttcacaaaagtgacagccctaattagAATTAATGAATTTTGTTAAAATAAGCAAAAACACATGAACATTTAATGAGTGAAATAAATCCAAGAAATATATAGACTCCTAACGACTAATAAATGGACAACATATtctaatagtaataaataaacatataaaagatGAATTCTCTAACTTATAGTAACTGGCAGGGCAACCTGGGGCTAAATGCCATGGATCACATTTTGTGGGATTAGAACCTACAACCTTTTGTTTACAAATTCAGGTACACACATATAACATTTTACCTCACATCAGCTGGAGGATTCTGGGAGAAAGGGTTGAGCGAGCACGCTAGGATCTTGACAATGGCCCCGGGGTGATAGGTCTCAAGCACCTCCACAGCTGTGGGATAGACGGGCTCCTCGAAGGCCAGTTCCAGGTAGTCCAAGCTGTGGAAATTGGGCGGCGTACGACGGAACGGGGTAGCAGAGCTGATGCACTGCTCCCACCAGCTTCCGTATGTGCGAAACACAGCCGTCTGGGTGAAGTCTCCTGAGCTGGGATAGACGTTAGGCACTCCCGCCAGGTTCCACATGGTATAGGACATGCTGTTTTCACTGCCATAGTGAGAACTGAAGTCCAGGACCTCTTTGCCATACTGCTCGACCTCAACGGTGACGGGCAGCGCCGAACGCTGGCCCAGCTCGACCGCCCGCCTGCTACCCAACGCCTCACTCCGCGTCCCGCTCCTGGAGCGCCGCCGTAGACAGATATAGTAAAACATGCTCAGAAGGGTTAGCATAGGAAACATGGAGCAGCAGGACCGGGTTTGAGTCAGGAAGCACTTTTCTCTTCCCTGCACTGCAGCACGATAGGCTCTACACAGTACAGGCTATAGGCCAAACTGCATGCATGACCTGTGGGTtatagagagacacacacaaacaaaatcacacaaagactGTGAGAACCCTGACACATGAAGGAAGAAAAGTAATTTAATGGGCttcattcatgaaacacaagTTAAATTAATCTTGTATATTATTCGTAAATACATTCAGTGACAATTTACATAAGAATGGGTTTATGAACAATATACATAAAGTACGTTATATGTTTTAAACTAAGCTAAAGGAAACATTCTGGTTTAAATCCAAGCTTCTCAGAAAAACTATTTACTCAGAAAAACAAATACAGATAAATGCATTGACAGCaaagttattattgttaactaaaacggcaaaaacatttaaaatagagctgaattaaaacatacaTATTAAACAAACTAAGTGAAAATTAGaattgttgccttggcaactaactaagtttaaactaaaactgaaaaaacaacaacaacaaaaacagtttaatacaaaaaaagtcaaaagcacataaaaatactaaaaatgcaactaaaattaaagtcaaaacttaaaaaatataaaaataaattaaaaatattaatgcaataataatagaaataataacaaattaacacCATAAGAAAAAATTATGAGGGCATTGAAGATTTCAATGAGGATGTTTAttgcagcatagcagtgataaagTACTTGTTGTGCCTGGAGTCAGAATGAACCCCCGAACATCCTAGTCTCAAACCTTTTATACAATTAGAGTTTGCTTCCCTTAATGTAAATGAAGATGCTCCTATCATTACAGCTGTGATCTGTTTGTTAATGTAGTTCCAACACCCCACTGTCTGAGATGGTTCTCAGTGTCCCACACCTATTTCCATTTTACAATTGGTCACCATTTGATCAGGATGTGATTATCCCAAATGGTGCAGCAACAAACAAACTGTTGACTTTCTTCTCTTCTATAATAATTAAGCCAATTTGGGAATTGAGCATGATCAAATTTCtattatagagtggaatctgggtCGGGCAGACCACAGTTTCTTACAACACTGACACTTGTACATCCATTTGTAAGTGTATTCCTGTTCAGATTGTTTGGCTTGTTTATCCAAAATgcggaagaaaaaaaatattttctgaaagtttAATTTGCATATGGTTCAGAATATTCATTTTATCCAAGGACATGCaaacagtataaaatatatatcataaactGTATTCCATAACTTCTGGCATGAACCAAAAagtctactaaatattgtagaaatgtaattttctgtaaagttgctttgtaacgatttgtattgtaaaaagcactatacaaataaacttgaatttaattgaattgaaattaACAAAGAAAACCTGTCATAAGTCTTCCTGTTGAGAGaggtttacaatattttttttccagttaatATGTGTTTCTGTTACTTCCACAGTATATTCTAGTGGTTTAAGACAACAACAAACTAACATCATGCTTATTACTggcaaacagtaaataaaaaaattgtggaagcCATTCAATGAATAACTACAAACATAGCaagttaaaggtatagttcactcaaaaactaTATTTAGCTTACGTCAGAGTTCAGAAAAATATACATGTTGTTTAATAccagtaatgacagaattttcatatttggagTGAACTATCCCGGTAATATTAGCCTTGAAAGCTGTTGCTGATGGCTGCTAGCTCTATCATCACCATATCGTTTAACCATATGTGGCTTTTTATGTGATCGAAACGTTTAAAATGTAACGTTAACAAGAAAAGAGGAACTGTTAGCAAGCTGAGCTATAGCGCAGGCTGGGTTATTAATCAGCTAAATAAAAACGCAGGCTGTCATGCCATGCCACACGGTACTGACGGACTTAAAAACAATGTCAACTCACAGACGAATCAATGGTGTGTTGGAGTTTTGTGCGGAGTGTGTTCTGCGTTCTCGATCCATCTCTCACTGCTGCTGTCATTACTCGCACATTCTTCACCGTTCACGCGGAATATAAACATCCGCTTCACCTCTACACAATGCATTGTGGGAAGTGGAGTTCTACCACACGTCATTTATAGAAAATTTGATCAGAGTTTAATCATTACTATCCAGAATTGTGAGCTAAACAACAAACTGCAACAAAACACGAGTCTTCTCTGTTCACAACTCCAGAAAAATCTTGAATTTAAAAATATGGCATACACAAAATTATGTCTAGACAGTAGGCTTAGCCATATTAGGCATGGTTGGACAGATGCTACATTTAGATGCAACTCGCAAAAGATGGTACAAATGTTTTGTgttaacccaaaaaaaaaaatgcatattatgcctaataatGTCTGCACATAAATTATTCACAGACTAATGACCAGAAAGGagaatatgttttctttttttcttaaatgtcacTTACAGTTTATTATTCACCACATTCAGCTGGAAATGACATGTAGTCAAAGTcaggaaacaattatttttaaaaagagaagaatatatgtacaatatatgaAGAGCCATCTAAAATTTTTATCTAAAATGGGCattttttt
Proteins encoded in this region:
- the fbxl4 gene encoding F-box/LRR-repeat protein 4, translated to MFPMLTLLSMFYYICLRRRSRSGTRSEALGSRRAVELGQRSALPVTVEVEQYGKEVLDFSSHYGSENSMSYTMWNLAGVPNVYPSSGDFTQTAVFRTYGSWWEQCISSATPFRRTPPNFHSLDYLELAFEEPVYPTAVEVLETYHPGAIVKILACSLNPFSQNPPADVRWEVLWAGKPSKALTPQARQFSPSIRQISFASNLLRLEVNSTLLDYYTELDAVILRGVRERPILALYKIPVIDINDLSDSEEEISDAGGLCCRSGGENRHNMGNGYFDRLPYELIQLIVNHLPVPDLCRLAQSCKLFHKHCCDPLQYIQLSLQPYWARLTDASLSHLQSRCTLLQRLNMSWTGNRGAVTAAGFCSFMKACGLSLVCLELSCCHFLTEACLEVIAQTCPCLQELNLASCDRLQPQAFNLITKLPNLRRLVLYRTKVEQSAILSILTFCPELRHLNLGSCVMIEDYDVVASMLSARCRSLRSLDLWRCRNLSERGLAELVSGCRLLEELDLGWCSTLQSSSGCFQHLARSLPRLRKLFLTANRTVCDSDLEELAANCSALEHLDILGTRMVSPVSLRKLLQCCPQLKLLDVSFCSQIDSRFIQELSGLFPNVSIKKSFTQ